CGTCACTAGTTGGCCGTCAGACAACCAACAAGCTTAGGTGGACAGCAGGAGCTTCTCACTACCTGCATGGCAAAACTTCCATAAGATGTGTGAGTGATCTGGCTCGTTTGATTGTGCACTGTCTCTGGTTCTCTTTTGAATGGTTCCTTAGCTCAGCTATTCCGCTTCCATTTGGAAGTAATGTGTGAATAAACCTATTTTAGCCTGTTACGAAAAATGTTTGGTGTGGCTGATATTATCCTTCTTAAGTGATAGGAGACATAATGGAATCCGATGTGCTAAGTGGATCAAGTTTACAATAAGCGAGACAATTAGTCACCGTGTGGCACACTATATCCACATACTAAATGCTTACGGTTAAGTTTTTGATCATAGGGAATGCAGATTTGTCTATGGAAGCTGACTTTTGCTTTGAGAATGAGGAAAAAAAAGTATTGGGACCAAACCTGAATTCTAACTATGATCATTATGTTATGGCTGGGGAATTGTTTTAAGACTTCGAGGCAGCCTTCCATTTCGAGAAAACATAagtatttttgtttaattttgtttATACATGGACCTTGTAAGTGAGAGCATTTTAATCACTTATTATTTTACCTGATATATCTAGTTTGTCGTCTATCAGCAAATTGCCTGATACCATCGTTTTGTCCCGTGTTAGTATCATCAGTTCCAGAAACTCTTTCCCAAGATGCTTCTCTACCCAGGCGTACTGTGAACACAGAATCAATATGCCATCCAATTAACTTAATAGTATAAAAGTCTCAAAGATGGAAAGAGTTGTTAATTTTAATACTTTTTTCCCATTGATATCTTTTGATTTTTCCTTTTAGTTACTTGTGCATGAATAATAGAAATTACGGCAAAAAATGGAACGTTGGAACCTAACTTTCTGTGGATTATGTTTCCCTCTAGTCCGCGGCTCTGAGTTCATTCTCACCATACGTTAAAAGTTATCTAATGTTACAGTTACTATCTTAAGTTCCAGATGGTCAACAAaagcaaagattttttttctgtgcAACCAATGTAGAAAATTGTAAACTCATTCTTTAGAAATGTGCTTATGATTGAACTATACTTTTGTCACTATTTGGTGTCTCATTGATGATGACCTTTTACTTCACATGGTTAGATAACTTTATCCAGTGTGTATGCGGTTGCATTCTATGGCCTTCCATATTAGACATAACTATATCAGTTGGATGTACATGTGGAGTAAAAGTTCATATTTCTGAATAAACCTTAATAATTGGTCATCTATTTTCTTGGATGAAGTTTCCTCGTAACTTACTTTTTCATAAGGGCAGTAATCATACTTCTTTATTGGACTGGTGCAAATGAATACAtctgtgctgtggaagagcagaagtAACGTTACTACAGAAATTCTGTTAAGTCAAGCATGAATTAGAATACTTTTGGGGTTTAAAGTTATGAACTCACTTTTTCAAGTTGGCCATCTCTTTCACAGCCTCCACTGCGCCAGGAAGGGGATCCAGTTCAATAAAGAAGTTCTTTGACTCCCAAATACTTATTGCTTTTTcctgtgatttttttaaatgcaagaaTGTTACGTTCAAAAGAAACTTTTGTTGAACAGTCTTCATTTACATCAATTTCTTTTCTTCAGGTAATCTGTTCCCTTGCACTGACAGTTAAATGACCCAATTTATTGTGAACTATGGTAAGGTACAAGGTAGTAAATTAAATcttctggagcataaacaccggcatagaccagttgggccaaatggcctgtttctgtgctgtaaattctatggggAATTGTCCAAAAGCTaacaagaaaaaaattgtatttgcATGTCAACAAATATGACAAGGCCCAGTGTGTGAAGTACCTGGTATCTGCTTGACTTAATTGGTTGTATTATTGTTGCTGAGCCccacatgagcacataatctagacttacACTCCAATACAGGGGGAGTCTTGCATTGTTGGAGGCGAATGAAAAGATAAACTCGGATTCCAGCTATCTACTCAGATAGATATTGAAGATTCCAAGACACTTAAGAGAACAGGtttttttcctggtgtcctggccaacatttcgcCCTCAACCACAATCATCAAAAATTAATTATTGGTATTGGTGtccttgtttgtgggatcttgctgtgtacaagatAGCTGTCGTGTTTCTCTACATAACTATATTCAATGTACTATGTAATTAATTATGTGAATGCTCAAACGTTTTAAAGCACAtgtgataaatgcaagtctttcattgacCCTGAGCGTTCTCAGAAACTGAGAATGGCTACATTCACAGTTGATTTACAGTTTTCAGGGAAAATTGATGCAATTGTGGACTTCCATCCCCAAAAtggtggtcaaaatcctggaatcccatgtaataaaaacattATTACAAATTGGCTTGCTTGGTTACTGTAACTCAGTGCCTGGGCTTACGACTTTAGCAACCATCCTTTAATTTTATGGTATACTGTGTAAAGCAGCACCTTGAGTGGCAACCCAGGTGCTTTAATGAATAGCACtgcactcttttttaaaaaaaatccaagtttCATGACCAGTCTTGAGCTTTAGGTGCATTAAATTTCTGCTAAAGGTAAGATTTTCCGGCTTTCGATCAAACTGTGTGGAACAGAAATAAAATGGCCAGCAGtttgcaagtgtttctttctctacgaCACTGGGAAGGTGTTCCTCCCTGTATTGCTCAAGAGCACCTCATGGAGGACAACACATGAACAACATTGAAAGGATAAATTTGCATATCTTGCATGTTCTCTGAAGCATAATGAATGACAATGTAATTAGGCACGGCATTGAAGtaagggagtttttttttaaatgtgctttTCCAAATTGAGCTAATAAATGGCATTCTACATCAGAACAATTAACAGAAGTTTGAAGCGATGGAACAACCTTGGAGTAGGGTTAATTTTTTGCTTCCACTGTGCCAGCGGAGAGCCTTGTCCGCCAGGAGCGCAAGTCTGGGGGAATTGCGCGCATGCAGCTATAATGTAGGTCCATTAATTTGGAGGGAATATGGTGAGCTGTACGTGCGTAATTTTCTGATATGTGCTCTTGGCGGAAGAAGCTCTGCGACAGGAGCAGGTAGATGGAACATTTGCCCTCAAAAGTTCTTAATTTATCGTAAGCTTTAGTAGTTTATTTTTAAAGGGGAAAGAAAGCAACGTCCACCCCCAGTTTGGACTATTTCAAATTTAATCTTCAGCTAGCACTTGTTCAAACCTGCCGAAGGAGCACCACTTCAATTACTTGTTCCCAAGTCTATACTTATCCAACAACGCACAATTCCACGTAAataacttgcagtttcttttaaagttctataacagttaacagaaactgcaagtcagtggcagttaaatCAATCAGCTGTAAGTAATTGCCTGAAGaggtaattactgtgagctggaagTTGAGTGAACAGTTCCAACTGgtgttctcaaaaggtgtataaagtaGAAGGTTATCTGCTGAACAGAGTTGGATTGTGAACCAAGTGGGAACTTGAGaggggaaaggaggtgctaatttttttttaaaaagcgaaaaaaaaaccaaaacaggctaaaaagtaattatctataaataaatagataatttAGTCGAGAGAAGtggcactgagcaccaggggaggagccctggCTGTCAGTATAAAAGTGAGAGCCGAGTCGAGATCAATggcgctgagcaccaggggaggagccctttCCCCATTTACTAAGAACAGAGAGTGACATCACTGAACGGAGGAGGAGCAGCTCTGAGACCTGGAATGAAAGGGTAGATTAAttggggtaagtaaacagtaagtaaatgaaTAATAGagtaaagggagtttagaaaaaaaattcctaaatataatggatgggcagctgagacccagtgtctgcaattcctgcgccatgtgggaacttcaggatgcttcatgtgtcctggagggccacgtgtacaagaaatgcctccagttgctcaagCTCAAGTTGAGGGTTTGAATTTGAGGGGTGGCTGGAGGTTTCCTGGATCACTAgtgctgatggccggcgcggacacgatgggccgaagggcctctatccgtgctgtatgactctatgtgaTCACTCTGCAGCCAcaaagagttcaggatagcaaatgggtggccatccgaaagggtaggaagaggcaacgtaaggggaacagccagaagtcgtggtccatgtggataccaacgacatagaaaagggatgaggtcctgcggtcagagtatcaggagctagggaggaagttaaaaagcaggacctcaaaggtagtaacctctggattactcccagtaccacgtgctagtgagtacagaaataggaagataaggcaagttaatgtgtggctagagacatgctgcaagagggagggcttcagattcttggggcattgggaccagttctggggcaggagggacctccaagacagatgggttgcacctcaacagagctgggactgatgtccttgtggggaggttcactagtgctgtgggggaggatttaaactaatgtggcagggggatgggcaccaggatgtagcattagaaaggagaaacaaggtgcacaaaagatTGGGAGACATAAATagcacagtattaggtgggatcagaccaacatagaatacaagaaggtctaaggtttacagtgcatatgtgtaaatgcacaaagcaggTAAACAAAATTGGTGAGCtgtaggtgcaaatagccacatgggaatatgatgtagtggtgaaAATGCAGACCTTACTctcaaaagggcaggattgggtactaaatattcctggatacaaggtgttcaggaaagaaaggggggggggggtagtattgattaaggagaatattgcaggcctggagagagaggatgtccttgaggtgtcaaggacagaatctaattGGTTTGAGTTAAGAaacgaggtgccattacactattggttggtggcctatagaatataccgagtgagaaggatatagagaagcaaatttgcaaggaaattaaagaggtgcaagaactatagcattgtgataatgggggactttaattatcctaatatagacagggatagtaataatgtaaagggcaaagagggggaggaatttctgaagtgtgttcaggagaaattgattggtatgtttccagcccattgaagaaggaggcattgcttgacctagttctggggaatgaagtggagcaagtaccacagaatatttagggaacagtgatcatagtatcataaggtttagatttagttatggaaaaagacaaggagcaatctagagtaaaaatacttaattggaggagggccaatttcagtgggttgagaatgaatCTGgcttgggtaaattggaatcaaaggttggcaggcaaaactgtaattaaacaatgggcagcctttaaagagatgatggttcgggtacagtctaggtacattcctacgagggggaaaggtagggaaaCCAAATCCAGAGccaattgcagggctacgaggaaagagtgggggaatgggactaactggattgctcttacaaagagctggcacgggccaaatggcttccttctgtgctgtaaccattctatgataggaAAATGAAAATTTTCTTTTAATAGTCACAGATTATCAGAGAAAGGTAACGTCTTCCTAATACCCCAAGTCCTGTTGATCTAACTCCAACAGTAGCTCTTTGGTTTACTCCTGAAGTAACTTCTTTGTTTGCAGCTGTAGTAAGTCTCACTGTCTGCTCTGAAGTTTTTGTTTTTGTCTCAATTGGTTATTCTAGGAGTATTGCACAAAGGCATACTCACTAACCCAGTGAGTTGGCGACCtcgttttctttcttttctgctcTGTTCCCAGTCAAAAAGCAGGGACCTACCCAACAGTGGTATTAGttgacaaagaacttgcatttatatggcacctttcacaacctcaggataccccaaagagctttacggccaacttttgaagtgtagttactgttttaatgaagtaaatgcagcagccaatttgcacacagcaagctctcacaatcAGAACAGACAATAAACGACCAGAtcttctgttttttagtgatattggttgagggataaatattggcctgaacactcctcttcaaattgtgctgtgggatcttttgcatccacctgagagggtagatagcaccttggtttaacatctaatctgaaagacagcacctccgattgtgcagcactccctcagtactgccagcccagattatgtgctcaagtctccaaagtcgggaaaaaagcaaggaagtcatgatgaaccctttttataaaacagtggttcaaccacagctggagtattgtgtccagttctgggcactgcactttaggaaaaatgtgaaggccttagagagagagtgaagaggagatttactagactggcttcagggatgagggactttagttacgtggataaactggagaagctgaggttgttcttcttggaacagagaaggttgagaggagatttgataaaggtattcatattcatgaaaggtctagacagagtggatagaaagaaactgttcccattggtggaagggtcaagaaccagaaggcatagatttaaggtgattggcaaaagaaccaaaggtgacatgaaggaaaaacttttttacacaatgagtggttaggatctggaatgcactgtcaggtgggatggtggaggcagattcaatcatggctttcaaaagagaactgtataaatacttaaagaaaaaatttgcagggctacggggatagggcaggggagtgggaccagctggattgctcttttgtGAAGCCGTCATGGACTcggtgggccgaatagcctccttccgtgctgtaacctttctatggttctatgaacccCCAaccttgactcagaggtgagagtgctaccatggaGCCAAGGAAGATACTTAATGTTCCGGGTACAATCTAGTCTTAGAAAGCAAATTGATTCAGTGAaatttctattaaaaaaaaaatagcaataGTGCTACATTGTTTGTGCCTCAGCCTCAACCCTCTACAAATTTCAACTCATTCAGACCATGGCCTACATCCAAACGCACAAAGTCCCACGTTCCTTCTCCCAGTCTTTCCCCCAGCTTTGCTTGTTCCCCATGTCCCACCGAACTGACTAAGTGCCTCGTTTGCTTTCAAGATCTTGCATATCCTTGTTGCACTCACCCTCCGCTCCTATCTCGCAGGTCTACTCATGCTCCCTTTGCTCTACTGTTTGTGGCCACTCCTTCAACCAGTACTGTTTAGAACTCACTCCCTGAATCCCTCTCCCTTGCCACCTCTCCCtctgctttcaaaagcctcctaaaaaACCATCTCTCCCACCTTGTTTTCAGTTGCCCCTAGTGTTTCTGCTTTTCCTTCTTCCCTCCTACTCATTCAGTTATTTTTCCTCCAATCTGTAAATGCTCCTAGATGTCTTTCTGTACACAAGGAGCCCTGTAGAAATGTAAGTTTCTGTACATTCACAATTTAAAAACCCCAGCAAATTAACAATCACGAAGTCGATTGACTACATTATAGTAACAAGTTGGTCTATTCTAATTGATGTTTTTGATCATTCTCAGCTACACTAAAATATGGACCAATTCTCCACTAGGAAAAATCAATGATCTgtttaatgaaataaaaacagaaaatgctggaaacactcaccaGTTCAGGCagtatttgtggagagagaaatagagttaacgtctCAGGTCGGTGACCGGTCATTGTCCAAAAGTacgaactctgtttctctctccacagatgctgcctgacctgctcagtgaTTCCAGTActtttgtttttaattcagatttccagcatctgcagtattttgcttttgatttgctaAATAACAGTCAATTACTAACTATTGTTATCCAAGCtaagaaatatttaaaaatataagtCTAAGTCTGGAACAACACCAATATGATGCTGTGCACTTTGATAATTTCCTGTTATCAGTCTCCTTTGACTTACACACAGATCAGGCTTCAGTTTTCCATACTGTGTCGAGACCCAGAAACCTCTGCGATCTTTCAACTCTATGAAGGGCTCCTTGGGATACGTGTCCTTATATTTCTGGAGGAATCCACCTTCAAAATCAGCCAGCACTCCGTCCATGTCCACCAAAACCCGCAGCCTCTCGCCCTCTAGCCTGTCTCCAGCGCTCTGCGCCACTGCGCCAAACAGTTTGCTCCCCGAGCTCCGAAGAGATGCAAATCTAGTCAGAAAGATCATGGTCGGGCGCAATGGGAAAAACAATTTGCCTAAAGCAACCTTTCGCATTGGTATAAAGTCATaaggggaggaaaaaaatatttagCCATATACAATCAATGGAGGTCGCCACTGAAATATCCCTGCATACTCATGGTTGAGGTGCAACTGCACCGAAGTGGTCAATTAACGCATTGGTTACTTGCTAGGTGACCGAATGACCTCGACTTGCAATAAGCGCAATACCTAGCCGGAGCTCACTCCAGTATCTCGCATGATTAAAATCAAGCCCTACGGGCCCCTGCACAAGTGATCTGTCTTTTCATATATTGAGCAACTCAATATATAACTGGCCGCACAGTCCCGTTAATCTCCGGAAATTACGCGCTCCCCTTCTCTATAACCTTAAAGCTGGGTTACAAGGTTCCCCAGAGCTTGCAGGGATTCATcgagatttatttattttcaggGCAATGCAATCGAGTCAATGTCTGCCAATCCCTTCAAGTTGGAAAGATCATGTTTTTGTATTCCCTAAAGAAGTAAAGATTTTAAGAGCAGTGGTTACAAACAAAGTAAGCAACGTTTTGAACGGACGTTTAAGTGTTGTAGGGAAAATAAACTTCAGACAGTCTTTTAAAAGTGTACACAGAATGTAAAGGGTTTTGTTAAAAGTCAAATAAATGATTGAGCCAACCCATTAAAGCAAAAGTCTAATTTGTGACATTCAAATAAAAACAGTCTGTTTGAATATTGTCTACATTatttcccccccactctcctgAAGCCATTGGCTTTGCTGCAAGACAGTTTCATAGCCACTGGTTGTCTTCCAGTAcgttgcccaaatggccattcttcaagctTGTCCCCTTTACGATGAGTGTTGCCATGATATTTGACCATGGAGTGCTCACAACTGATCATGTCCTCACCCATGACAAGGTAATAGGTGGCTGCTTGGTATCCATGAAACCAGGGTCCAAATTTGAGTAAActtcaccttcaggagagaagacaaaattagtgttttttttaaaaaaaggtaaaatCATGTATACAGAAGATTGGcactattttaaaattatttccacATTCATAGGTTATATACATAGTATTAAATGTACAATTAGAAAGGAGCGGATTTCATATGCCAAACATTCCTAAAACTTTATGTTCTCACCCCAATTCTGTGTGGGACTGGCGAATTATGTtggcataaaaacagaaaatgctggaaacactcagcaagtcaggcatctgtggagaaagaaacagagttaacgttttctaacgaagggtcttcgacctgaaacgctaactctctttctttctccacagatgctgcctcacttgcttgaatatttccagcactttgtgtTTTTCAATTGCAGATTTCCAGTGGTTTTTTTTGCGTTTGATTATATGCtctaaatcccccccccccgccaaaatcCTTCTATTtttagcattttttaaaaaaaaaacgatgcATACAAGTAcctgttactttttttttaaaaacaaaagttcATGACCGTGGCAATGAAAAGAAGTGCATTATGATTTCTCTTGCCGAAAGGTGCTTTACAGCTTTAagatgctctgctcctcctcctcctcctccaggccccgcccccagcgtGCTGCTGCCCGCGAGCTTTAGCGAAAGCTCGcgagagtgggctggctggctggcgagCCGCTTCAATGCTGTGTCACGGCGTTTGAATGAGGAGCAAGGAGGCGGTTTGAGAAATGGCGTCCGCCTTGGAGCAGTTTGTCAACAGCGTGAGGCAGCTCTCCTCCCAAGGTAAGAGATGGCGGTGCCTGCTGCTATTTAAGCctgtggttttttaaaaaaaaatatctattattaatttaaaggggagggggggggggaggagatatgATGTGGGGgatgggcgggagggagggaggggaaagcggTTGCTgcttcttcccttcccctctcgGCCGTTACCCTTCAGGGGCTGCCGGGACGCCCCTGTCCGaccggggcgggtgggggggtggccGCAGTGTTTTAAAACCTTCGCTTCTGTTCGGTGACCGACCCGGAGAGCATCCTCCGCTGGCGGTTTTCACATCCACGGCCTGATCGGTGAGGGATATTTCGTGGCCTGTTTACTTCGGCGCAAAGGAACACCATGATACCGGAAGTACCCGCCTCCCTCCGATGATTGGCTGCTCTTCGAAGATTGACGGCCGATTCCGAGGGCGGGGCTTGTCCTCCGATCGCCGATTGGTTCCCGCGGCTGTCATTCATCGGCGCCCCTGCACTTCCGGTGTGAGTTGAGCTCAACTTACTAACATTGGGCCTAGCCAGGTAAAAGGTAGCAGTTAGTGGGGTTACAGAAGGGCGGTGAATTCTTGCGACACTACCCTCAAGGTATTTTGGGGACGTCTAATGTCATCCAAAAATCTATGCTATGCTACATTCTCTAAAGTGATTTACTTTCTTATATAATCGACTTTTGAATGTTATAGGGTTAGTTCTTGCTGTAAAAAGTAGGCTTACAAGTCTAGTGTTACGAGAATATCAATAAAGCATAATGGTGTGCATTTTG
Above is a window of Heptranchias perlo isolate sHepPer1 chromosome 22, sHepPer1.hap1, whole genome shotgun sequence DNA encoding:
- the LOC137340719 gene encoding 5'(3')-deoxyribonucleotidase, mitochondrial-like: MRKVALGKLFFPLRPTMIFLTRFASLRSSGSKLFGAVAQSAGDRLEGERLRVLVDMDGVLADFEGGFLQKYKDTYPKEPFIELKDRRGFWVSTQYGKLKPDLCEKAISIWESKNFFIELDPLPGAVEAVKEMANLKNTDVFICTSPIKKYDYCPYEKYAWVEKHLGKEFLELMILTRDKTMVSGNLLIDDKLDISGVDPYPKWEHVLFSTCHNIHEQLRPPKRRLHSWADDWKALLDSKRK